The sequence TGAAGGGAACATGAATGAAGAAGATGACTGTAATCCACATGGTAAATCAGATGTGGATCTCAAATTCACGAGCTGTACTTATATCTTCAAAAAGGCATCCGAATGTGAGGGTCCACTGTCGCACCAAAAAGTAAAATGGTCATGTTTACTGGGTCCACCACACATCATGGCCCTTGATTGCAAACTTTAAACTGTATATGATCAACATGTGTGGTCAGGGGCGAATTTAGGGCGCCCGCCCCCGgtcgatttcgaaattttagtgtaaaaaatTAGATTTTTTTATTTTGCTCCCAATCCAAAAGTCATTTGCGCCAAACCCAAAAGTCATTTGCCCCAAAACATACATATTTtacctcaaaaccttcaaattttgtccacaattctctaaattttgacccaaaatcttcaaattttgcccacaaaccttcaaattttatccaaaaacctcaatattttgcctaaaaacctccaatttttgtcccaaaaactccgtattttgccaaaaaaattgctacggtttaaaaaaaaaaaattcgcccccggtgaaGAAAAATCCTGCTTCCACCACTGTGTGTGGGCCATGTTGCCACCGGCCTATGAAACCATCACGACCAAGGGTGTAAATTAGCGGTGGACTCATCCTCATTGATGTTTAGGCTCCCCAATTGGTTGTCCGATTTCAAAGGTTATTTAGTGGTCAGCTTCTTATATTGAGCTCGAAAAAGCTTGTGAGACTAATACATTGAAACATTATCGTCTCGGACCATACAACATGAATTCCACTCAAATAAAGATGAAATTAAGCCCGCAATACACCACCTTTATAACCATGTGACTTGCTCATTTAACAACTACACTTTACAACTCTTAAATAATCAAATACACCGAAAATACAAAATTTATCAAGTGTATAATGTCTTTTTAACAATGAATATTAACCATAAAAAGTCTAGCAAGGGGATAGATTGATTACAAAAGCTTGATATTCCAACAAACAATGTTACGAGCGCTATATTTAAGTGAAGAAAAAGAGTAAATACGAACAAAATCAAATAACTCGCCAATTTTCAAATCAGGGCCAAAAGTAACACTAATACGTTATTTTTCAATTTAGATAATTGATACGAGTAACTcgaggtgatcctcacacaccactttttgatccatgtacaaaTAATTACCTACtttacccttaattatacttacaataataatataagttcaactccaAGAATAATTTAAGGGCATAATTGTGAATTTAGGTGACAAAAGTGTAAATGGATCAAAAACTGGTGTGTGATCCCTAATTCTATATCTAGTCCTTTTGAATTTATTGACGTCAAACTTTTTTAATAACGGTATTACTTTTACAATTGATCAAAAATGATATGGATTTCTAATCTATGATGAAAAAACAATGTTTttcaaatatttgaatttttagagAATATTATTTTATAAAGACGCCATCTCATTGAATAGAATGAAGTGTTAATTACGTAAGCATCCACTCCGGTCGCCTCGTTCCCTTGCTTTTACATTGCTTTGATCCTCTGTCTCTGAAACCTTCCTTAATTAAGCGGAAAATTCCTTTGTACTTGAGTGTCCCAATGAGCCCGTAGGCAAAGTCCTTACTATTTTCACTCATGACATGAGGTTGTCTACCTCACTAGTATTTAAACTGGAATGTCAAGCGGAGGAGTGTAACTGCCTTATCGCGTTATCCGACTTGTATGTGAAACACCATCAAAGAGACGATGACATGGTTGCCACTTCATCAAATATGATGACATCAATTCGAAGTGGATGCTTACATGCCTATACCGACAATTTCTCCTTCGATTTTGATATTTTTGGGCTAACAaaaccatataataataataataataataatttaaaacttgACAGGATCTTCTcatttgacacagtctgggctttctgactttgtccctggacgtgctgtgattgatgcggctcgtcggaagcgggtcaagtacgaatctagttgtctggcgattggttatggtttcattcctttctcattttcttcccttgaggaattagagaaggaggctgtttctttgctaaagcgggttcagaagagttcgatggcgcaagatattggtgccggtgctgctgctcatatttttactaggataggttttgctattgctagaggtgtggaggcccagattgtctctaggcttcccactaattttttgtaagttttaaaacttttaagtttattataataataataataataataataataataataataataataataataataataataataataataataataataataataataataataataaaaaattttctTCTAATCATACAgtttttttagtaaaaataattaACTAGTACTTATCTAATCTTATCATACAGCTAGCCATACACTTACACAGTTATACAATACTTGTAATGTGCGTTTGAGGTTCTATAAATAGGTTTCATATCTCTTGTATTTCACTCACTCCACTCTCAAATACCTCTCATTATTCATACCCTTCCAACCAATCCCAATGGCAACTGTTGAGGTAGTTTATTCACTACAGATCACTCTCTACTTTGCTAGCTAAGCATGTAGTATTTTTTATAGAAAAAGTAAGAACTTTATAAAGATTATGTTATCAAGTTTATGATCAAGCCAACAGAAGCTAAGAATCAGAAACTTGAACTTTCCTTTACTAACACAAACTACGTCGATAATCGAACACTTGATTTGATCGGTCTGTCCTTGATTTGATCAACCCGAACTTGTTATTTTCAAAATTTAGTAGACTTGTCAACCAAATCCATTTATAGTAACTTTAGATTAGAAACTTACTACTTTTATTGGCCAATGGGTCACATTCTTGACCCTtatatataaagatgatgatgatattgtgcGACTCTTTTAGAGTTTTAttttagataatattaataataattatatatatatatatatatatatatatatatatatatatatatatatatatatatatatatatatatatatatatatatattatatgagttGGAATGTTAGATTGTAGGTTTAACGTTTATTGTTCATTCTCTTTTAATGAATGTTTCAGGTTGAATCAGCTGCAAACATCTTGCCAGAGAAGGTGGTGGAAAACACCCCAACAGAAGCACCGAAAGAAGTGGTCGAGCCAATAGCTGCCGCTACACCGCCTGCAGCGGAGCCGGTGGTGGAGGAACCAACGGAAGAAATCACTGTCGATGCGGCTGCACCGGTAGAAACGCCACCCACGTCTGAAGTCCCGATTGAAACCGAGACTAAAGTGGTAGGGGAACCTCAAACTGAGGTAGAAGAACCAATACCAGAGACAACTCAAGAAGTTAAAGGAGCTGAGGAAACCAATGAGGAAACTGCGGCCCCCACAGAACCAATCGTTGAAGAAACTCCTGCGACAATCGAAGCCGTTGTGGAAGAAATTCCAGCTGCAAACGAGGCAGTTTTGGAAGAGACTGTGGAGGAAAAAGCAGAGCAAGCTGACACTGAAGTTGCATCAGAGGAATAGAGTGGAGGGATTTCAAAAGTTGGATTGTCAAAATTATGTTACTTTATATTTTTAGCAtggtcaagcttttgtttctattaTGTTTTGTTGGATCAAAAGAAATTGGACACCACTTTGGGTTGTTTTAATGTATTATTGAAATTGAAATGGTTTTCTTTTCTATGATATGATGTCTGTTGCAAAAATTGCGTTTTGCAAAGGTTTCACATTTGCATATATCGATACTAAGAGAAGGTTCTAAACTTGTAACAATGAAAAGGACATTTTTATTTTAGTTGCATGTGCTCAAATTTGAGCTCTGAATATTACAAAAGCAAGATGTTCAAACAAGCAATAAAAACCTGATTGATTACATTGTTGTATAATTATATGATCTgataactatgaatatacaacaAACACCAAAATTAAAACAAGAAACAAACATTTGTACCATCTGAGACCTCTCTATCTGTAACTATCAGAGATACTGTAATGGTTTACTCTTTGTACAAGCAGGGCACAACCTAACTCTAATATGAGCAATTGATGTCAAAATTTCAGGTATTGATAATAGAACTATTTTAAACAGAACCAAAGCTATAGGCGACATGGTCTTGAGTGATGAAATTTAGGCGGCTTTGCATGATGGATTGGGAAGGATAAGCAGGAAGACAAAGTTGATAGAAACATGTATGAGAAGACGGTTGACGATTTATGGATTCGTCCGACTTATGAATCATAAGCTTTGAAACCAAACCACTAAACCCGTTTGCTGGTAAATATTCAATTGATGTCCAAAAGAAAAGAAGCGCCTTCCGCTGCTTGGCTGTCATCTCACCAACAATCTGCACAAATTGTAAGTTAGATGACCAAGAGTTGATCAAATAATACACAATACATGAGAATACGCATAACATTTGGGGTATACTTTGGATGCATGAAATATCAAAATCATTTAAATTAAGTTCAATTCCAACCATTACAAGAATATGCAAAACATTTAAGACCTGAAACCACTTCAAACCACATTGGCACTTTGCAGCCTAAAAATGATCACTAAGCTGGGTAAAGGGTAAAAATAGGTTGAGGTTGGAATGATTTGTTTTTAGTGAAGGTTAAATGGGTCAGGTTTTCCTATAACCATTTGTTTAAACTTTAACATTTTTAAATAGAAGGAATGTGTCGTATATTTTTTACTTGAGAaaaactaataattacaataatatgaTATCCTCATAACCTAATATAAAATGATTTATTGGGTAGTAAATATGAAAAATCCGAAACCCATATTACCCGTTTCCACTTTtagtgataattttaaataaaaaaaccaGA comes from Rutidosis leptorrhynchoides isolate AG116_Rl617_1_P2 chromosome 4, CSIRO_AGI_Rlap_v1, whole genome shotgun sequence and encodes:
- the LOC139845250 gene encoding uncharacterized protein, producing MATVEVESAANILPEKVVENTPTEAPKEVVEPIAAATPPAAEPVVEEPTEEITVDAAAPVETPPTSEVPIETETKVVGEPQTEVEEPIPETTQEVKGAEETNEETAAPTEPIVEETPATIEAVVEEIPAANEAVLEETVEEKAEQADTEVASEE